One Candidatus Aegiribacteria sp. genomic window, ATTGATGTCGGTAGGAACGGGGTCATATTCTGATGCTTCCTCAGAAGATGAAGAGATTGCAGCATCTGTATTCTGTTGTTCGGTATCTGTGCTTGAGATGTCTTCACTGGAATCGCTCGATTCCCCGTTACTACCACAGCCGCCAGCAGCAAAGAGAGACATTGCAGCTAACAATATTAATATTTTTGTGAATTTCACACTAACCCTCCTCTAGTACTTTAAATGATTTGTTACACTGACTTTACAAACACCGGAAAACGTACTGGTTCAATGTTACAGCCATGATTCATTCCTGGCTGCATTCATACTGTTTCATATTGGCTGAGTCAATCCAAATCCGTGGTTTCCGACGCCACCTCCGGAACTTTTATGCGAGCAATTACATCCGCGAATATCGGTTCCATGGAAGGACTATATTCCTGAAATAGAGGTTGGGTAATAATTCAAGGATCCGGTTTCACTTGGGACGTACATCTTGATACCGAGTCTCCGGTGCATATTTGCAAGTGTGCCCCCGCCGAGGCAGGGGCACTTAAATTTACAAACAGAGAGTCCTCAACCGTTATGGTTGATAAATAAGGAGTTACTCCTTATCTTCTTTTTCCTCTGCGGGTGGAGCCTTTGGAGCGGCCTGGGGAGCAGGTTCGACTGGAGCTGCAGGTGCCGCTGGCGCTGCAGGGGTTGCAGGGGCTGCTTCCGGTTTTCCAACGGACGGAATATTGGCTGCTGCCTTAACGTCAGCTACCGATTTGGGCAGATCCCAGCCGCCTTCACCCTTGAAGAATAATGCTACAAATACCTGCGCGAGACCGGCAAGAAATACGAGCCAGAGGCCTATGCCGTTGTTCACACCTGCAGGTCTGCTTCTTAAAATCTTAAGCAGAGCAATCACGGCTGCTATTACGGCAGGTATCCATACTGCGGTCATTATCTTCTTCTGGAGTGCTTCCGTCTTCTCTCCGTTGAAGAAGGCAATTGCACCGCCTATCGCAAACAGGGCAAGAGTGAGCCATCCTCCGTCTTCAGTACCGCTTAAAGTAAACCCAAAAGCGCTGGCCCAGGGAAGGAATGTGCCTATCATTCCCACTACCGCGATGATGAGTATGAATTTGCGTTTCTTTTCCATTAGAATCCCCTTTCAAATAAGTTAAGTAAAGATGGGTAACCATACGAGTCTTGTCAATCATCAACCTGCGTTTTTCACCAGTTCATCAAGAAGTCTCTGGAGAACCGGATGGGGACGGGAACCGGTTGATTCTGTAAGCAGATGAACAGCTTTCCCGGCGGATTTACTGTTCCCGGTAAGTTTCCAGTGGCAATAGTAAGCTTCTCCCTTAAGTTCAGCATCGGGAGCCTTGTTCACCATCTCCAGTATCTCATCGGAAAGACCCGGATGTGTTTCAACTTTGATTGCCTTTAGATATAACCTGCAGCGAAAAACCCGTTTTCCCCGCCCCTCCCTTCCCTCTGTGAGAGAAAGCGCTTTCTCCAGGTATCCCTCCGCTTCCTTCTTACTGCCGCTCATGAAGAGAATTCTGCCCCTGTAAGCCAGCTGGCTTGAGTATAGAAGCATGTCGTCGGCTTTCAGTGAATACTTCATCGCCCTTTCAATACTTGCGATAGAGTCCGGTATTTCATTCAGCTTGAACTGAATATCGGCAATTGCTTCCCAGCCGTCGGAGAGATTCCGGATATCCCGCAGTGATTCTGCATGTTCGATCTGAGTTTGCATACAATCAAGAGCAGATTCATAATCCCCGCGGAGGGAAAAAATGTACCCCATTCTTGCATAACCGGACATGAGCCCGCTCTTGAAACCTATTGCGGACGCTGTATCGATGAGTTCCGTTGAGTATTTCAGGGCTGCTCCGAAGTCTTCCACCTCAATTGATGCATGAGCGAGATTCCCGAGGGCAGCGCATTTCGCTCTGAGATTGCCCGTTTTTTCCGAAAGGCTTACACACTTTCTGAAGCATTCCGTAGCGATTTTCCATTTGCCTGTGCGAAGGTGAATAATTCCCAGCTTGCTGGTGGCCGTACTGAGAGCAGCCCAGTTCGCGGTTTTCTCCGCCAAACCTATAAGCTTATCGTATGCCTTCTCAGCGGCATCATAATCTCTATTGTAAATATGTATCCGCATAAGGTTATCGTATCCACCAATGATGCTCTTGATGATACCGGTTTTTTCCGCAATTCTCACCTGCTCCTCGGTACATTTTTTCATCTTCTTGTAATCACCTATCTGCCTGTATGTTATAGCGGACCAGTAAAGAGACGCGCATATGAGCATGGGATTGCCCGATTCCCTGGCTACTTCAATCGATCTCTCAACAAGATGTACAGATTCAGCGATTCTTCCCGAAGAACGCACAGTCGAACCCAGCTGCCGTATAACAATAGCCTGGTTCTCAATATCGTTATACTCTTCGAAAACCTTCAGGCAGTCCCGGAGCATCTCCTCTGCCATTTTCAGCTTCCCGGATGAGCCCAGATACGCTCCAAGCCTGAGTTTTATCAACGCTTCGAGATGAGTGTCGATGGATTGAAGGTCGCGTATCCGCTCAAGAGTGCCGGATAACAGTTCTATTCCCTCGTTGAGAAGCCCTTCGTTTTTGTACACATCGGACAGCTGCAGCTCCGCACGGGTTTTTTCCGGTTCATCAAGCATCGGTATCAATTTCCTGTACAGCCTTGAAGCAGCCCTATTTTCGAAATTGACCGTGTACGCGGCTGCCGATTGTTCAATGAAAAAAGCGGCTTTCTTATTCTCCCCTCCGAACAGGTAGTGGTCGGATATTTTCTCCATTCTGGAAGGCGAAGGATACAAATCGGATTCCTTCTCAAGAATGCGGGCGGCTCTCAGGTGAAGCTCCCTGAGTTCTTCAATTGGTGACAACTCGCTTATCCAGTCACGGAAAAGAATATGCGAGAAGGAGCAGGAGTATCCATCAAGAATAAAAATGCGCTTCTCTGCGCCTGTCATCAAATCGGAATCCACAGATTCTGTCTCAAGCATTGCAGCTATATCGGACTTTCTGAAACTGCTTCCAAGAACTGATGCAGCTATTGCCGCTTTTCTTACCGAGTCAGGCATGAAAAGCATGCGGGAGATGAACATATCCCTGATTGAAACAGGTGTTTCCGCGACGGGAATCTTTAGAAGTAATTCACTGCCATTGATTTCAATCGAACCAGTTTCGCTTAGATAATCAATCGCCTGCTCGAGGAAGAGAGGAACTCCGCCGGCCCTGTCCCAGAGAAATTCAACCAGTTGTTTTTCCGGTGACCCGGCTCCGAGTTCCTCAACGAAGGATTCTATGCTGCGCTCAGGCAGTCCATCAAGAAAAATCGTATCAGTTTTAACGTAAGAAGCTATATCCGGAAAGTCAGGCTTTGCTCCGTCTTCATCAGGTCTTCCGGTTACGATAAACGCTCTGGGGAAGCCGGGAGTTCTTTCAATAATCCTTTTGCATGTGAGTATATCCTCCATGGAAAACCATTGCACGTTTTCCAGCACTAAAACTATAGGATCAAGTATAGCAAGAGCGTCGAAAAAGGTCACCAGAGCGAGGCTGATTTTCTCAGCTCTCTGGGAGGGTTCCAATCTGAACGCAATCGAATCATCATCCAGGCTAAGTCCCAGAAGGTATTCGAAGTATGGTCTGGATTCTTCCAGCTCCATCCGTATATCCTTCAGCGATCTCATTTCCAGATTCATCAGGAGCCCTTCCCAGATTCTGCTGAATGCATCAAGATTGTCTTCCGGCAGAACTACCGGATTAAGGTTGAACCAGTTTTCGAGAAAATCCGGAAAGGGGGCGGAGCCAGCGTCAGAATCACCCTCTATTAAAACAAACTCCCGCTGAGGGATTGCTTTTTTTACTTCAGTAACAAGCCTGGTCTTGCCAATACCCGGCGGAGCCCAGAAAAACAGAATCCCGTTGCAATTTTCAATCTCCAGGCTGGAGATAAAACTAACTGCCCGGGACAGCTGATGTTCCCGGCCTACCATTGCTCCGCGAAGGGGTATCGATGACATGAACGCTATCCTATAAACCGGTTGGTGATGCTTGAGAATAATCCGGTGATGGCGCGTGTATCTCCGAATATGATAGTATTACGAAGTACCGGCGTTGACTCAGAAGTAACAGATGATAGAGAAATAGTACTCGTTAACGGTAAAACGATAATTATCATTGATATTCTCATTGAATGTTCAATACAAATTCTTCCGATTTCAATACCTGTCTTTTTCTCGAACAGTACTTCTTAATCATACAATACAGGATTTTAAACAGTGATGGCAAACTTCGGAGGAATCTTCACTCTTTGAAACCGACGCGCAGATACTCAGGGTGGATAATATACCTGAGATTGATTACCTTCAGGAACAGTTCAACCAGGGAGTTTTTTCATGTGTGGAATCGCCGGAATAATCTGTCTGAATTCAAGACTGACTGAAACCGATATTGAATCAGGCAAAAAAATGACCTCCATTCTCCGCCATCGCGGGCCGGACGATCAGGGGTTTATCCATGACGAGAATTGTTTCCTGGGAAACACAAGATTAAGCATTATTGACCTGTCTCCACAGGCAAATCTTCCAATGCGTAACGAATCCGGCAGTGTCTGGCTTGCATACAACGGTGAGATCACTAATTTCAGATTGCTTCGCGAGCAGTTCCGGTTGGATGAGAAGTACATTTTCAGAACCTCTTCTGATACAGAAGTGCTGCTGCATCTTTACGAAGAACTTGGAATAGAGTGTCTTGACCACCTTTCAGGAATGTTTGCGTTCACCTTGTACGACAGAATCAGAAAAAAAGCCTTCATAGTCAGGGATTTTTATGGAACACGGCCGTTGTTCTGGCTAACAATGAACAACAGGCTATACTTCTCATCCGAGATCAAATCATTCATGCAGATCCCTGAATTCCAACCACGCGTGAATGAGGAGGCAATTTTCCATTACTTCTCTCTGGCCTACATTCCGGGAACACTGACAGCCTTCCAGGGAGTAAATGAGCTTGACGGATCACATCTTATTGAACTTGACCTTGATAATCCGTCTGATCCATCCCCCAGAGAGTACTACACTATAGGATTCAACCCGGACTACGAAATGACAATGGAAGAAGCGGAAGAGGGATTCTATCGGGCAATACTGGGAGCAGTCGACAGGAATCTTATCTCCGATGCGCCTGTAGGAACCACTCTTTCGGGAGGGCTGGACAGCAGTTCCATCCTTGGTCTTTCCCGCGAATTGGGCAAGGGTAACGAACTTCATTCCTTCTCTCTTAAAATAAACGAGAAGAGTTTTGATGAGTCTTCCTATCAAAGGGCTATGGCGAAGTATGCCGGCACTATTCACCACGAAATACCGGTTAATCCCGATGATGTGAAGAAGAACCTTGTTCGGCAGATGGCATACATGGATGAGCCAATCGGTGACGGTTCCGCAATACCTTTCCTGCTTCTATCCGCGGAAGCCCGGAAATATGTGAAGGTGCTTCTCTCCGGTGAGGGCGGTGATGAGATTTCAAACGCGTACGAAACACATATGGCCAATCACATCTCGCGTTTGTACAGAAAATTTGTTCCATCGTTCATACGTACGGTAAATCTGAAACTGGCGGGTATGCTGCCTGTATCGTTCAACAAACTGAGTCTTGAATTTCTCGCGAAACGGTTCACAAGAGGAGCCGAGCTTCCAGCCCCGGAAGCTCATCTTTACTACAGACATGTTCTTGACAGATCAGAGAAGCTTGATCTGATGAACTCGGCAGAGAACTTTCCTCACACTGACACGTTCTTCTCGGAACTGTTCAACTCACTTGATTATAGAGATGAGCTGGACAGACTATCGCAGATCGACATGAAATATTTCTTCATAGGAGACCTTATGCAGAAGAACGACAGGATGTTTATGGCCAATTCGGTGGAAGCAAGATTTCCATTCATGGACAGAAAAGCAGTTGAATTCTTCACCACGATTCCCTCGAAGTACAAGATCAGAGGACTGACAAGACGATACATTGAGAAAAGGGCTATGAAAAGAGTGCTGCCGCCGGTAATCCATCGAAGGCAGAACTTCGGCATAGAACTTCCTTATTCTATCTGGTTCGAAGATTCATTAGCTCAGCTCGGGCGTGATTATTTCACGCGGGAAAGAATTGAGCGAACAGAAATATTGAATTGCGAACATGTACGAGGTTTATGGACGGATCATCTTGCCAGAAAGCGTGATAACGGCAGAACTCTCTGGTGCATACTGAACTTCATGATCTGGTTTGAGATGTTCATATACAATTCTGATTTCAGGGACTACATGTAATTCAGAAATGTAACCGTCTTTACCAATTTTCCCTGATGAATGGGGAATTCATCGTTGAAGCAAAAATTCCGGTTTCCACACGAATCATATGAACTATGTATAAGCTGAACTTCATGCGTTCCTCGACGGGACCATGATTCATCCGATGTGCCCATCCCGGAAACCGGGAAAAGATGTTTTCTTCGGAGTAAACGGGACCCTCTTCGGAGGACACCGCATACATCGCTATTTCATGCATTTCTATCATCGGTGCTGAGATCCGCCTGGTCACTCTGATCGACCAGACCGCCGAAATAGAAAGAACGATAATAAGAACGCTGAATGTTAACAGCTTGAATACTATATTCCGATTCTTTACGTACTTATCAAATAGGTAAACTGCGCTTCCGGCCATAGCGAGTGAGATCCACAACCAGAAACCCCA contains:
- a CDS encoding AAA family ATPase encodes the protein MSSIPLRGAMVGREHQLSRAVSFISSLEIENCNGILFFWAPPGIGKTRLVTEVKKAIPQREFVLIEGDSDAGSAPFPDFLENWFNLNPVVLPEDNLDAFSRIWEGLLMNLEMRSLKDIRMELEESRPYFEYLLGLSLDDDSIAFRLEPSQRAEKISLALVTFFDALAILDPIVLVLENVQWFSMEDILTCKRIIERTPGFPRAFIVTGRPDEDGAKPDFPDIASYVKTDTIFLDGLPERSIESFVEELGAGSPEKQLVEFLWDRAGGVPLFLEQAIDYLSETGSIEINGSELLLKIPVAETPVSIRDMFISRMLFMPDSVRKAAIAASVLGSSFRKSDIAAMLETESVDSDLMTGAEKRIFILDGYSCSFSHILFRDWISELSPIEELRELHLRAARILEKESDLYPSPSRMEKISDHYLFGGENKKAAFFIEQSAAAYTVNFENRAASRLYRKLIPMLDEPEKTRAELQLSDVYKNEGLLNEGIELLSGTLERIRDLQSIDTHLEALIKLRLGAYLGSSGKLKMAEEMLRDCLKVFEEYNDIENQAIVIRQLGSTVRSSGRIAESVHLVERSIEVARESGNPMLICASLYWSAITYRQIGDYKKMKKCTEEQVRIAEKTGIIKSIIGGYDNLMRIHIYNRDYDAAEKAYDKLIGLAEKTANWAALSTATSKLGIIHLRTGKWKIATECFRKCVSLSEKTGNLRAKCAALGNLAHASIEVEDFGAALKYSTELIDTASAIGFKSGLMSGYARMGYIFSLRGDYESALDCMQTQIEHAESLRDIRNLSDGWEAIADIQFKLNEIPDSIASIERAMKYSLKADDMLLYSSQLAYRGRILFMSGSKKEAEGYLEKALSLTEGREGRGKRVFRCRLYLKAIKVETHPGLSDEILEMVNKAPDAELKGEAYYCHWKLTGNSKSAGKAVHLLTESTGSRPHPVLQRLLDELVKNAG
- the asnB gene encoding asparagine synthase (glutamine-hydrolyzing); this translates as MCGIAGIICLNSRLTETDIESGKKMTSILRHRGPDDQGFIHDENCFLGNTRLSIIDLSPQANLPMRNESGSVWLAYNGEITNFRLLREQFRLDEKYIFRTSSDTEVLLHLYEELGIECLDHLSGMFAFTLYDRIRKKAFIVRDFYGTRPLFWLTMNNRLYFSSEIKSFMQIPEFQPRVNEEAIFHYFSLAYIPGTLTAFQGVNELDGSHLIELDLDNPSDPSPREYYTIGFNPDYEMTMEEAEEGFYRAILGAVDRNLISDAPVGTTLSGGLDSSSILGLSRELGKGNELHSFSLKINEKSFDESSYQRAMAKYAGTIHHEIPVNPDDVKKNLVRQMAYMDEPIGDGSAIPFLLLSAEARKYVKVLLSGEGGDEISNAYETHMANHISRLYRKFVPSFIRTVNLKLAGMLPVSFNKLSLEFLAKRFTRGAELPAPEAHLYYRHVLDRSEKLDLMNSAENFPHTDTFFSELFNSLDYRDELDRLSQIDMKYFFIGDLMQKNDRMFMANSVEARFPFMDRKAVEFFTTIPSKYKIRGLTRRYIEKRAMKRVLPPVIHRRQNFGIELPYSIWFEDSLAQLGRDYFTRERIERTEILNCEHVRGLWTDHLARKRDNGRTLWCILNFMIWFEMFIYNSDFRDYM